The Salvelinus namaycush isolate Seneca chromosome 11, SaNama_1.0, whole genome shotgun sequence DNA window taaaattcaaaatcaaatggcTAAATTATACATTTTAGATATTGCGATGTAAGGGCTTAGACCAACAGGGGTTGTAAGGTCTCTCTCTAGCTGCTGTCTTGGCCTGTCATATAGGCTTCGACAAGAGACCCCGTTATGTCGCTTCCTGTTACGTCCAGTTCCCAAGCCTTTAGTCCCGTCATGGGATTTTTCTATTGTGCTTGGGGCTATTTCACAGCAGCCTTCTGAGTCACTGGAAATCGTGGAGATTAAATATCTCCTTTAAGACCATGTTACTGGTCGCCCTTACCTCGACAAAGTGAGTGAGTACATGCACTGTCAGTTCACCATTAGTGTCTACAGTTTGCCTGGGGCTTTTCGAAGATTACCTTGTTACCCAACCATGCCTTATGTTAGTGCCAATTTCAATTGTCTCGCCTTGGAGCTTGTGGCGTTCCACTCCCCGCCTTTCCCTTCTATGGAAGAGGAGCGGGCTACGCAGTTTGTGTCCAGTATGCGAGTTGCACATATACTTGGATAGGACAAGAGCTTTGCCCAAGAGCGACCAACGCTTTGTGTCCTGGGCACCTTTCTGCAAGGGGAGGCCCCTTTCTCATCAACGATTGTCACATTGTATTGTGGAAGCTATTATATTGGCCTATACTAGCAAGGGGTTACAGCCTCTGGAGGGCCCAAGGGCTCACTCCACCAGAGGTATAACTACCTCTTGGGCACTGATCAAGGGCATCTCCTTACAGGAGATTTGCCAAGCGGCTTGTTGGGCATTCCCTCATACTTTTATGAGGTTCTACCGACTAGATGTCACTGCACCTTCATTGGCGCATACTGTCCTCAGTGTCGGGACCTCTGAGTGTTGATACGTTGGAACTACCTGGCTTCGGAGAGCATGTGCGATACGGGAGTGGGCCATATCCCTCTAGTGAGATGTCAAAACAAATAATTGAAAGAGAACTTAGTAAAGTAACCTTTACTTGCGTAATCCCGGTTCTCTGATATTATGAGTGAGACATCTCACCACATCCCCCTACTTGCAAGAGTGTGAGGAAGTTCGGCATGCTCGAGAATGATCACAAACCAGGCGAGTGGCTCTTTAGTGTGAGGGGAGGGGCTCCCTCATTTGCCACTCGACCTGACGGTCTCCGACAGACGTGTATGATTGGTTCTTCAAGACTCTTATAAGATTCTGGGGAATCTCTCTACTGAGATGTCTCACTCATAATATCAGCGAACCGGGGTTATGCAAGTAACCTTATGTTATAGAAGCAAAAGCTATGCTAACTATGAGTAAATATAGCAACTGTTTGGtaactaacactttacattaaaaaTGTTAAGTCTTTAGATTAAGTTGCTCTTGTACCTGTGTAGTAATTTTGTTATTACTCTAGTGATAACGTTGCATTAACTAACATTGTATTGAGAAGTTGAAACAGTGTAGTTTCTAGATTAATTACAGAGTAAATACACAGCAGAACAGCCTAATGGAAAATGTTACCAAATGTTTAAGAACAACCAGACCCCGTCATAACTGTAATATTCCGTTTCAGACTCGTTGATTGATCTGTTTGTCTGGCTTACTCTAAGGAAAACTTTACTGCACTTAATTGTCAACACAGAGTAAAAGGTGCATTCTCTGTTCCATTTCAGAGTGATGGTCGGCAACCTGGGGATGCTGGATGAGTCTGAGCCACTATGAGGACGGCTGTGTGGGAATCAATAACAACAGGAGTGTGAGTGACTCGCCAGACAGAGGAGATGCTTTCCGGGAGGCCCTCCTGTGAATCTCCCTGAAACACCCATGCCTCCTGCTCCAGGTGGGAAAACTAggatggaacacacacactgctctgcgAAGAGTCACAGGAACAACCACCTCTGCAGCTGCTCTTTCACACACAAAGACACGCATACCACTGTTGCCATCACCACTCTGacctgacagaggaagaacaccGGAAGGTTCCAGAATACATTTTCCAGGATGTTTGTGAATTTCCGGCGGATCCGCAAGTGCCAGTGCGTGCAGTTGATGACCACGTGTCTGGTGCTGTCGGTGGTGATGGTATGCTGGGAGCAGCTGGACAGTGGTGTGGTGAGCCACATCAACTCCTACTCTTACCGCTACCTGGTCAACAGCTACACTTTCATCAACAAGAGCTTCACCATCCCACGACAGGAGGCCCACATGTTCAGTAACCACCGCTACCTACTCAACCACCCGTACAAGTGctcaggagagaaggacattttACTGCTTCTGCTCATCAAGTCCTCCCCGGAGAACTTCGAGAGACGGCGAGCCATACGGTCGACGTGGGGCAACGAGACCTACATTCGCCAAGACCTGGGGGTGACGGTGAAGGTGATGTTTGTGCTGGGCCTTCCCAAGCAGCATGAGACTGCCCAGAcgtggaggaggaggagcggaGGCATCCAGGACAACCTTGTCGATGAGGACCGCAGGCATGGCGACTTGGTCCAGCAGGACTTTGTGGACACGTTCCACAACCTCACCCTCAAGCTTCTGCTACAGTTCCGCTGGGCTCATTTCTACTGCCCGCATGCCCGCTTCCTCATGACGGCTGACAACGACATCTTCGTGCACATGCCCAACCTGGTGCTCTACCTGCAGGACATGGACAGGAAGGGCGTGACGGACTTCTGGATCGGTCACGTGCACAGAGGCGCGCCACCGATCCGCCAGAAGGAAAGCAAGTACTACGTCCCGCAAGAGATGTACCCTTGGGCGTCATACCCGGACTACACGGCAGGGGCCGGTTACGTCGTCTCAAGAGACGTGGCGGACAAAATCTACGAGGCATCATTGACGCTCAATGCCTCGCTGTACATTGACGATGTCTTCATGGGCATCTGTGCCAATGCCATGGGCGTGTCGCCACAGGAACATGTGTACTTCTCAGGCGAAGGCAAGGCGCCCTACCACTTGTGCATCTACGACAAGATGATGACATCGCACGGCCATGTGGCCGACATTTATGAACTATGGAAAGCCGCCACAAACCCGGAGGTCAAAAGGGTCACATCGGGACTTTTTGGGAGGTTGTACTGCACGGCAGTGAAACTCACCCTTCTGTGCAGACCCTACTTCAACACCTACCCCTGCAAGGCAGCCTTGTTGTAGTACTGTAAACATACTTACTGTGTTGGGTCCAAAACGGAGTGCGGGATCATTTTGCTTTCATCACTCCCATTATTTGAAAAGACTGAGGAGGgaaggggggtggaggagggaaagGGGGTGTTGATGGAGGGAGAAACGCATGAGTCATATCTATTGCTGTAAATGTGGGTTTTACATTAACCGTCTATCTATATGGTTTTACAGTGACCGTCTATCTATATGGCCGGCAGTGGTCCAGTTCTTGCTAGCTTTACGATGTATTGAATAGTCCCACCTCTCTGGGAGGGCAGAGACTGAATGTGATGAACAACAGATGCTTCCCAAAGAGATACTGTCCAGACATAATGTTGAAACATGGGATTCTAAGTGAATTTCTTCTCCCACTCCCCCATCTCCTTCCATTAAACTGATTGAGAGAATTTTTCCCTGGCCTTGAATTCTGGTGGTTATGCGGTTTAAAACTAACTGCGCATGAACACAATTGGCTCAATGTCTGTCGTTTCCCGGTAAGGTTAGCTAAGGTTAACGAGAAGAGACTGTTTATAACTTTATTATAACTTAACAGTCCGTATGGTTGGCCGGCAGTATGAAACTGCAAGCAATCATTTGAAACTGAGGTTAATGAAGTCTTACAAACTCTGCAGTCGTAAGGTGTAAGCTGTCTGGGGTGTAGCAGTACATTAATGTGTAGCCTATGTGTGAGTTATTAGTGGTGAATagtgacactgacacacactgtaTAGGCTATCATGTGCGAGTGCCAAAAGTGTTTATGTTACGAGGTGCAAAATTCCACCTGCAGATTCAAAGTATTATGCATGTCAGCTGATCGCTTATTATAATGAATTGTTCTGTAAATTACATGAGGATGCAGGTGAAATATACAGCTGCTTTCAAGCAATTTCTTTGTATTTCATTTGGAAACCCAACCCAAAGCACATAGGCAGCCTGTTCA harbors:
- the LOC120055482 gene encoding lactosylceramide 1,3-N-acetyl-beta-D-glucosaminyltransferase A-like, which translates into the protein MFVNFRRIRKCQCVQLMTTCLVLSVVMVCWEQLDSGVVSHINSYSYRYLVNSYTFINKSFTIPRQEAHMFSNHRYLLNHPYKCSGEKDILLLLLIKSSPENFERRRAIRSTWGNETYIRQDLGVTVKVMFVLGLPKQHETAQTWRRRSGGIQDNLVDEDRRHGDLVQQDFVDTFHNLTLKLLLQFRWAHFYCPHARFLMTADNDIFVHMPNLVLYLQDMDRKGVTDFWIGHVHRGAPPIRQKESKYYVPQEMYPWASYPDYTAGAGYVVSRDVADKIYEASLTLNASLYIDDVFMGICANAMGVSPQEHVYFSGEGKAPYHLCIYDKMMTSHGHVADIYELWKAATNPEVKRVTSGLFGRLYCTAVKLTLLCRPYFNTYPCKAALL